ACTACACATACACTGCTCAGTTAagattcatcgtcacatccatcacatgtcaagaactccattccttattctcaatttcttagacttcgacgtctatgtagtgatgactccgatttttccagcaaatcagaggagatgtgccagttcttcgaaaaacgtggctatcctgtctctgtggtcaaagcgggccatcatcgcgcccaacaatttgatcgacagtcgttactacaaacgtcacagaaagataagaatgacagaattccattcaccctcacttttcatcctcataatcacgcagtcaaaagcatcattcttagtaattttaaattactccaaaattatcccgagactggtagaatcttttcgcaagctccacttatttcattcaaacgcgacaaaaacgtaggcaactttttagttagaagcgcgctcaaaaccaacgagcaacccggcacttccaaatgcgcgcgctcacgatgcaaaacttgtcttttcattgttaacactagcaagatatcgggacctaagcgatctgttaagatcaccgatcgtttcacatgtacctccgcaaatgtcatttattgcataacctgtacgttatgcaataaattatacattggtgagacaggtagacgactaggtgaccgattccgcgaacaccttcgcgatgttgagaagaatgacaaggatgcatctaagccagtcgctcgccattttaatctgcctaaccactccaaaaaacacatggctatctgcggcctttccctacatctaggtacgacggaaagccgcaagaatctggaacaaaaattcatctttcaaatcggcacccttaatcctcacggtattaacgaacgcttttcatttaactaatatattcctacttttcacgttgccatgttaccaccaatagcgtagctcctactctactataaaaactacacgtaacccataatccctcgatttgctctgacgaagggctaacgctcgaaacgtcagcttttagaatctctgtacggtggtcaatttacattataaactccgttgataaaccaaatttttgtatactacttccccaccgacgcagcaccacagtttctttagaaactacccttcATTCAGTAAAGATGTGTCGGTCCAATTTCTGGATTTCTGGGCAAATGATGATAcgtattttcagtttttcaatGTACGCACAATTAAGTAGGATCAACTTTGTCTCGGTCACGCAATGCTCATATACACGCTCGGTAAAGTTGTCTCGGTATGACTATTCCGGGGGTGAGGGGTAGGGAATGAGGGGGTGAGGGGTAGGGGTGAGGGGTAAGGCTtgaagggtacaatagctgaaacaacccaaacctttacaaaaacgctaattttaggcctaaacattatctaaaacatagtgtttaggcctaaagttagcatttttgtagaggtttgggttgtttcagctattgtacccttcaccccctacccccaccCTCTACCTTCTAGCCCTCTCTCCTTACTCCTACCCTTTACCCCCTACCCCACCCCTACCCTCTACCCCCGGAGTAGTCATGCCTAGTTGTCTCGGGGAGGGGAGGAGGGCTGTCTCGGGTAACCGAGACCATACAAACGGGACCTATTAGTCCAGCGGTTATAGTCTTAAttgctaattttttttgcgCCTGAAGTTAGCCAAGTAGAGCGTGAGAATGAAAGGAGTTGATTTTCATAAGTTTGTCGCAAATCCTAGTCTTCACCGAATTCAATTAAGGTAATGGTAATAAACGTGGGTAGAACTTAACTCTATTTATTTAAAACgttgtagatggttttcaatcacgtgatgacaCGGCCATgtgtgcacaaaacaatagcaaattatcaACCTCGTTTTCAGGTTGTTCTCggctttcaacatggcggcgtgtcgggagaagaccctggcacaacCCTGGCACACAGAACTCTGAtgtcaactctgattggtttaatgtcgaaaaaaaaaaaactctgttttcattggcttttctatcTCACtctgtaaatagttcaccctgaagaaacaaaaatgtagtttaaggcaTGGGGGCAAATATAAAACAAACTGTGtcattgtcactgcctccaaaacagcaCCTGGGATTCACCAGATTAAAATCCAGTTTGATAAAAGAACAAAGATCCACCCCTTACCTTGGGCTCATTCTACAAGAACTGCTAAAATGATGAGATGCTCAcgtttaggacttgcacaatTTGCGCCCTTTTCGAATTATGGccaacagatttcatgagcagcattccaaagacatcacattgtctcCACTGCAGCTGGTAAATTCTTTTCATGGCTTGAACAGCACAAGAAGCAGATCATTGCCATGGAATAGCATGCTCAGCAATGTACTTTGGCTTGGTTACGTGAACtcaccacaaaatatattttcagtGACTAATTCTAAGAATGTGGGCACCGTGATTGaaaacatgctgtggttccctgttAGCAATCAGAAAAGAATTCTaatactgattttacactgaTATGATAATACGTGCAGTCAATCTatgagatgagagataaaacGACAAGAGAGCATTCAAATActagtttcactgtgaaaatgaagtacaACAGAttctcaaaacaaaatatgttgcAAAATACTTGCTTTCaggaaaatagctttgggtcaatgtatagTGGGGAAAGTCACTGTCAGAAGGTtcatatacaccgataagaaatcagGTAATCATCCAAGTGTATGAAAATAATTTCACTGTCAGTTGAATCAGGTTgaattgattgaaaaaaatgacaTGCAATGTAAACTATATATTTACGGAAGACAGTGAACATAGCCCCGAgactaaatagctagaaccacggctttcattaaaccttagctcactggattttacgggaatcaaatgtctgtgatgttacgggtgaaactgtgtgcGATGGCTGTTTCCAagctgtttaaaaatcacagccccgagaaataatagccgcATATAAACTTGCATTGCTTTAAaacaacatgaaatgaaaagcaaaacaagacttctctgtcatctaccgcattccCGTTactcgtgcattcatccatccgtattcTAGGTCTCTCACAATAAATTTTACGGCTTTAGTTTTCCCCAGGAGCGGCTAAATACAGGAATGGCTCCGGCCTTGTCCCAGTCATTTACTTGTACAGATATTACAAATTTGCGCTGGCGAGAATGAGAGCCTCAACAACAAACCAATGTTTTCACCCAGACCACTGGTCGGTGCAGTTCCTGTAGCTTCCTCTGgcacgccattttgtttgtattattttgttgacagttgtcgaacccagatttctctcaccttattgcttgccgccattttggaaacaTTGCATATTTGTCTATCCTCGACGGAACAAATTGATCACGTGAGCTGCTGTGTCCCGACCTGCCGCCATGTTGAAaaccgagaagaccctgggaacgaggttggcaaattatggctcatgttttgcattataatagcgTCAAATTCcgaaaaacgtttttctccaTTCATtttgttcaccaacatggcttCTGTgatgtcaggtgaaaaccatttATTGTTTATGTTAGCGTATTTTCTTCTCCAGGCGATGACCAGAAAAGACAGTAATTCGGTTGGTTTACTGTCTACTCAAAGATCGATCAGAGCCCATTACAGGATTAAATTGTTCATTTTACATTATTCAGCGAAAATGTAAAATGCGCGTTTTATGCGGCTAGTAGAATTTTATTCCAAGGAGCTTGCACGGGAATCCGTTTCCTTGTACTACAGCGGTTGTCCTTTACCGCTCAAAATATAATCAAGGTTGagaaaatagaaagatataacCGGATGGCTAGCTTCCAGTTCTGGTGACTTCGATTTCAAAATCATTAGAAGAGGATTCCCCGGACACAGTGGCTAGCCTTGAGCTTTTGCAGCTTTTTATTCAATCCTTCCCTAGTCTCAACGTCAACTCGGAAACCTCATTGTAGTCATAATTAAAGTCTTTTATGCAAACGAATGATAGTGTCACAGGGGGAAAATTCATACATCTgacttaatctcgtacccagatctcactctgttattggaaatgtgagatctggtaaagttcgacagtacaccatttttcattggcttctaaaaaaggttgcggcaatgtaatctacgctccgattggcttatttcgcagGGCACtaagtgaaggtttggttttcacaagctcatgtgctgttttgaataaatgccagttgtgcggaggaaagttttgttttcttccgACGCCGataaaagctttacagttgaggaatatgattttaaaaatttgcgacgtttgtgtaaatggtaccgacgaaagccccacgtactcTGCCATACGAAGtgtcacaaaattcctttttctttagtaGTTTGTTTCGTTAGTTCATAGTTTATTCCGCTCGTGTTAATTACTTAGTGTTAATTTCGTATCGTAGTCTACCGCAATTAGTACATTAGAGAATAGTTTGTTAGTCTATTTGTTCTTTTAAGTCTCCATTGTGGAGATGCTTTTGTAACTATTGGTTCGTTAGGGTCGTGTTTTAACAATAGTTTTTTCAATAAGTGTTGATGTGGAATGCATTGTTATGTgaagatataaatgtaagtagcGTTTTGTAAAGGCAGGTGGAAAAAGGTCAGTTGACAAGAAGACTGCTACGAGAAGGAAAGCGGGAGAGAAGCCAAAGTGGAAAGgtgaaagtttaaagaaagtgGAAAAGAGAAACACTGCCAAGAGTCATTGGTGGGAGCCGACCGCGAAATTCCCAGACAAAACTCCTTTGTCGGCGGTGGCAAATATATTTATAGTGGAAGTTTTTGGAGGAAAAGTTCGGCGACGAAAGTGAGAGTCTTGTGGACTGACAGAAGACGTGACTACGTTTGTTGGTTTGCTGGAAGAGGTAGTGGATGGTTGCAGGATTAGCCGGTTGGACTAACAAAAACCTTGAGAAGGCATGAAGGCTGACGAAGAACTGAACTTATTGTCTGTaaatattaaagtaaagtatttagttCATTTTGTATTGTCGTTTAAGTATATATTAGCATTAAGTAAATCTAAGTAAGATTAGTTAATTTAGAGATAGTAACTGTCATAACTGTTTTACTTGTAGTTAACTTTTATCTTTAATTAAAGTCGTACGCGTTTACTAAAAATTTATGCTGTGTTGTGGGTTTGTGGGAAGGGGTGTGAAATACGTTGCTTTACCCATagttttctcttattttctcCTCGCTATCTCGCGAGACCCAGGGGATCGCGAACCGTCACACGAAGAatctaataaattcaagttgaagtatgtaatttattcaaaacagtatttctcgctcttaaagcgtgactcgcgaattaagtagtgatcaactttgaattttacggttagattaactacatttttcacgagatcgtgtcaagaaaatagcgctcgtttcagtgattaggcctaaaccctctttaacattttagcttgcaatttacggtttggctaacgacactttgcacgagatcgtgtgaagaaaatagcactcgtttattgattaagcctaagcgctcgtttcattgattctgcagttgctccgacaattaaacaatctcgaccattcaaaaacaatcgcctgtagcgcttctttctgtttcggcttgagtttaaggtttccttgtcctctacccaaaagaatctcttcaagaatactctcgaaatccatgtttattccgtaaaatcacccaaaatcacaacagagagtacgaacatgcgcagtgatagaaaagcccgtatttcgggcctcgctggcaatgagcatgctcgaaatcgaactttaccagatctcccttccgtatgaccgtgggagatctgggtacgagattacatCTGACTATGATATCTTACCAGCGATTTCTCTTTTCAGGTATCCATGGCTGCTGAGTCGGGTAATTCGACATTCTTTGGCGAGCAAAACGTCACGTTATTTGAGCTGagtgtatctcgatcagagtgCATCACCTGGCATTTGGTACTATACACACTGTTGGCTACTATAGTGACATTGAATGGCCTTTCAATCATTGTTTTCTTAAGAGATCGCAGTCTTCGCAAGCGTCACATGTACCTGGTAATCAACTTGACAGTTGCTGATCTCTTTGCTGGATTATTCTCGCCGCCCATTCTGGTCCATTATCTGAGTTTCCTTTGTCTGGAGGGGGACATCTTCTTATGGAAGTTTTGGTTTGCTGCCGATAACTTGACCACTAGTATATTTGAGAGTTTAGCAATGTTGTTTTTGCACTCCTCCGTAGTAAATCTTGCTGCTATTTCGCTGGAGCGTTTACACGCAACGTTTCGTCCATTTAAGCATCGCCTCATGAAAAAGAGGACCTTTGGAGCAGCTGTTTTCGCCGTTTGGTTTACAGTGGGGATATGGGTGGCTGTGGATTTCCTATTAGTCTGGTACGATGTCTACTTGCCTTATGACATTCACAGATCTTTAGTTTTTCCTTGCTGTCTTCTCATTATCCTTGTTTCCTATGCGTCCATCGCTATTAAAATGAAATACGGAACACTTCCTCGGCGCCATGGTGGAAtcattaaagaaagaaaactgacaaagacattgttcattgtagCGAGTGTGTCTTCGATGCTGTCCTTACCACATATGGTTTGGTGGTTTGTTGCCGGCAGTGAGGATTCGGTTCTCTACGACGAAGTTTTCCATCGAACAATTAAACGTTTAACTTTGGTTGCTGTCTGTTTACTTTACGGAAACTCACTCGTCAATCCCATATTTTATGCCTTTAGaatgccagagttcaaaagagctctgttttcaGTTTTGATGTGTAGACCATTGCCCGCCCGCCATGTTCAGGAATTTCCTCTTAATGGCATGTAGTGTCTAGTCTTACTTTGCCCTCAAACTACATCTCTTGTCCATCGAAAGGTCAGCTGCTTGTGTAATGATTAAATTTACGTAAGATGGCGGAGCGGGGCTTGGGGGTAATGTATCTCACACTCTTGGCCCCCTTAGGACagtttcaaatttcgcgctacTGATTCTTCTGCGCATGTTGTAGCTGACCGCTGAATGGAAggtgtgttttgttgttttatttattttgaatttggcgcGAACGAATTtaattcgacgtttgaaactACTCCCATGTTATTGTTGTACCACTCCCAGGTCAAACTAATTTAAGTTTGACATGGTAGAAGCTGGCGTTTGAAGCAGGCCTCATTTACATATTAAATTAAACTAACTTCGAATAgtgctaaaaccaaaattatacCAATTGGCTGCAGGAAAAGTTGAGTACCTTATTAAACCCACTTGAGCGTTGCTATTGAGGAACTCTCTTCAGCATGTCAAATCGCTTGGGATAGTCATTGATGAACATCTAAGGTGGCAAAGAATCTAAAAGGTCGCTCTCGGGATGGGCGAAATAAAAAGGATGAGACCGTCATTACATACACAATGCGTAAATTCAACCTCACTTTGATTATTGCAATCTTGTCTGgggtaattgtggtaaaacgttatttaagaAATTACCGAAGCTTTAGAATCGTGCCGCTCGAGTTTTAACTCTTACTAGCTGTCATGGTGAAGCCAACTGTTAAATAGTGAGTCAAATAATTTATCTATTAAACATTTGTTCCATACATCACTCCTTTCACGGGAAGACATgtacccaacaaattgacctgctcctaaatgagtggcttcatagcccagttggtagggaattgcaccggcatcgtggaggtcatgggttcgaatcccgttggagccacgtGATCTATTTAGGTGTCTCTAAGAGACAGttttataaagtaaaaaaaaaaaaaaagaaacagtagtagactagcaacctttgtggcatggTGTTGCAGCAAGAATCCCTCTACAGGAAAGGGctcctctccactaactgaaaatatggtaacccatcgatgtgagaaaatttggttttatagccatgacgtcatcaacgtccgtacgtacaacgtacgtccgtccgccccttcatgtatgccaatgtgaccagtacacgtaaccatatcacgggctcaagtttagagctcatccaggaggcaatactccatttgacactgtaaactagtttacagcatacatctttgatattggacatcaatgttatggtcaattgacacctgtcaaaacaaggtatccgctgaccagtatcacgtgaccgtaTAGCGGGCttaagatagaccttatcgaggtcagctctttttttgaagttgaccgctgaccagggactgtttgttgattggatcgcaggctcaagccatcagacacacaaacacacctgatcgaggcttaattttcacgctctttctgtggctcgacgcggctacacagccatgtacgtcagcaaagctcttaacagtcgatgcttttcgtgttcaggtacggtttggaaatatatttttcttgcatttttcgctgtttttttttagtccaggtttaacatgatatagctgtggtcacgacaaacactggtggctacgtagttattcaagtcaagcattggagcgatataaacttaaagctgagtgtttatttttaatttgttttgggctgctttttgctctgaattgcagtttttggtatgtgttaagatttttaattttgaatctactaaggttgcaagatgcctggacggcctatgacagaagaacggaaactaaagaagagagaaagagaacgagaacgacaaaacggtacaccagtaatagcttaaagttggtggaagaagttactccacaaattcgtttcttggacactaaaccgtttgttatttctacggatgagttatttcaagtggatgcatatttctaaaaagtggtttagtcgttttttcctttgctcaggaatgaaactcgaatttttatcgttaactggaattaaataacaatcatctgtactctttttggacagaaataattgatcttttgctggtttgtttggatgcgtgcgaacaagaagtttttttactccgcttgcctaattgtttttcgatgtgcctcgacagtgacaagaaaattttgcacttatgttctacacatataatcgcaatgagttctcgtaaaaagtaaggagaaatatcaccagcttgtgttttcagaagtttgtttagagcacgtacaggtaatttgttggagatcttgtttgaagtttgtcctttctagccgattctggttctaagccaagctggcgtgtttcaatgaagtacatcaaaatgtaaatgatctcgtttaaagagataaagtagaataaataaagtacgatctgtcacatcacgagctatagtacgtctgtgaggtctaattttagcgtgattcctattcgctggcttttgacagtcgactctgaaatggcttctttccctTTCCGTTCGCTTgttgaggatttgcttgttttcttttcaaactcttacgattcaagaaaaattaattgcctaactggtgaattcgacagtagatttcgctggaaaaaccgatatcacactcatcccttcgtgattcatgcaatcagtcggtttttcaggtgaaattaaccgtggaattcactagttaggcagcgaagaaaatgacataattaagcaatttccgggaaaaccaagaggcggacagttccaaagccttttattttcatacaGCCattacgaataaacaagccgggagctccgcttttaggcttggctaaatctatatattaatctCTAGTAAAGCGGGTAAGTGGGGGGAATATtttgtgtgtggatggtgagttgggGGAAAATCATAGCCAAaaattagtctgtaaaatgagggagagaagttcacaaagcaaactctcaaccttACAGTGGatttatcaaaacaaaacaaactctgtgtgaaactaaaactttaatttcagaaacagccggacagtacatgtacaagaaaCTAAATCAAGCAATGCAAGAgggataaacaaatatttgaacatgaaaattattcgatcttaaaaaatttgaataataaataagaaaaaatccCTACATGAAACCTTCGTTCTTAAAGACACGGGAAAGGGCAATTCCAAAACCCAGTGAAATtccatgcaaaatgaaacacagGTGCATTAAATGAGGGAAATTCAAACAACCCGAAGGTAAAGAAAAGCTGACTGGGACACCATTTGGCTCGGAAATGGCTGCaaatcttcaggggtagagtgcaaccgagcaagggggtttctagtccagcgctggacCTCTACCCGATCCCCTtgtgccgagtcaagaaaggaaaaagaaaagagcaagCGGAAACCCAGGAGAAAAAACAGCACCAAAACCATAGGCAGACTGACGCGACCAAAACTGCAGAGCCAATCAAGCAAGAACGGAAATAACATTTACCAAAACCACACTTACCAGATGTATAATATGATTActgaagcaaaattatagttaaaaataaagaaaaaaagatacctggttacttacatggaagaaaaagctggcAAAAATTTCCCTTCTCTCCAAAGATTTGCAAAGTCTCCAGCAAATGTCAGCCGTGCTTACGACAAAAGAATTCAAATACGACCGAAACTGCACACATGGCCTGGGCCCGATCGAGATATGCGAAGGAGTCGATCTGGGAACCAGTATGACAAAGAAAATGCCTGATGCAATAAAAGACTACTACGAAATGGGGAGTAGGAAGCCAAAGAAGGGGCAATGGCCCAGAAAAACATGGACGCCCAAGTGACATTGTGCTGCTTCTGATACACGGTGTACTGCAGGGCCTGGTGTACTGCAGAGCCgtttaacgctaatcccagattaaaaattaaccaaggagttcatttctcttcgctcaaatgctgttcaacgctgatattcggcaaaactttacattagaagaagtcaatcttgaaaaacaaaaataagcaaatgaaactttaaccaaagagttgaaaacatgacACAAACGTTTACGCTAAGCCTGGATTActttaatcggctttcgaacaaccgggccctccAGGAGTATAATCATTCGTTCATCGGAATGGTTCCAGGAAAAAAATGCCATCAGGTAAaaaatcattcgttcttttgggTGTTTCCAGGGAAAAATCCCATCAGGTGTATGACTGATTATCATTCGTTTTATTGGATAATTCagcaaaaaaaacccttatGTGTATATAAGACATATATaagatttattagttttttccACCAAATTAAAtggtttttaaaaaactaattacaatagaaaagacattaaaattaaggatctaaaaaataaaaaacatatatatatatatatatatatatatatatatatatatatatatatatatatatatatatagttttgaattaacaaggctggaaatccaacgatgtagtcccaagctagtaggatccgaaggatacacaacgctttgctagagatattaagtaatttgagtgtacaaatagcgacagcgaactactagcagaaccattgaatgaaaaacatattgccgtgagtgggaatcgaacccgcgtccccctggttactagtcgggtgtgctaaccactgcaccatcacgacaaccctgcaggaaacagagcaatcggtggggtgattggttagccgcggggttccccggcgtttaacgttcaggaacaggacgtacatcggatcatccggggatgattcacaggctaccagctaataacaaattatatttttgaattaacaaggctggaaatccaacgatgtagtcccaagctagtaggatccgaaggatacacaacgctttgctagagatattaagtaatttgagtgtacaaatagcgacagcgaactactagcagaaccattgaatgaaaaacatattgccgtgagtgggaatcgaacccgcgtccccctggttactagtcgggtgtgctaaccactgcaccatcacgacaaccctgcaggaaacagagcaatcggtggggtgattggttagccgcggggttccccggcgtttaacgttcaggaacaggacgtacatcggatcatccggggatgattcacaggctaccagctaataataaattatatttttgaattaacaaggctggaaatccaacgatgtagtcccaagctagtaggatccgaaggatacacaacgctttgctagagatattaagtaatttgagtgtacaaatagcgacagcgaactactagcagaaccattaattcaaaaatataatttgttattagctggtagcctgtgaatcatccccggatgatccgatgtacgtcctgtt
This portion of the Montipora foliosa isolate CH-2021 unplaced genomic scaffold, ASM3666993v2 scaffold_414, whole genome shotgun sequence genome encodes:
- the LOC137988356 gene encoding adrenocorticotropic hormone receptor-like isoform X2, translating into MAAESGNSTFFGEQNVTLFELSVSRSECITWHLVLYTLLATIVTLNGLSIIVFLRDRSLRKRHMYLVINLTVADLFAGLFSPPILVHYLSFLCLEGDIFLWKFWFAADNLTTSIFESLAMLFLHSSVVNLAAISLERLHATFRPFKHRLMKKRTFGAAVFAVWFTVGIWVAVDFLLVWYDVYLPYDIHRSLVFPCCLLIILVSYASIAIKMKYGTLPRRHGGIIKERKLTKTLFIVASVSSMLSLPHMVWWFVAGSEDSVLYDEVFHRTIKRLTLVAVCLLYGNSLVNPIFYAFRMPEFKRALFSVLMCRPLPARHVQEFPLNGM
- the LOC137988356 gene encoding adrenocorticotropic hormone receptor-like isoform X1 encodes the protein MFSPRPLVGAVPVSMAAESGNSTFFGEQNVTLFELSVSRSECITWHLVLYTLLATIVTLNGLSIIVFLRDRSLRKRHMYLVINLTVADLFAGLFSPPILVHYLSFLCLEGDIFLWKFWFAADNLTTSIFESLAMLFLHSSVVNLAAISLERLHATFRPFKHRLMKKRTFGAAVFAVWFTVGIWVAVDFLLVWYDVYLPYDIHRSLVFPCCLLIILVSYASIAIKMKYGTLPRRHGGIIKERKLTKTLFIVASVSSMLSLPHMVWWFVAGSEDSVLYDEVFHRTIKRLTLVAVCLLYGNSLVNPIFYAFRMPEFKRALFSVLMCRPLPARHVQEFPLNGM